Proteins encoded by one window of Sorangium aterium:
- a CDS encoding zinc-ribbon domain-containing protein produces MKITCQSCQSKYTVSDEKVQGRTVKIKCRKCGATILVNSSGVTTNGGLADPVSGTSVPNDGTTYLVNVADGDQRSMALAEIVTSYQSGVINAETYVWADGMADWQPLGQIDSIVAALHAGSAPASAAAQEPAPVQSTSVPSGGAALGQTSPGVESVAAAAPRAAAVRRDPARPTQDLFGGSPGVEAHRPSSDDVATSAPLFKSGAAPGQRDENSMLFSLSALTAKAAAPAPARAAVSASEDSGLIDLKALASGAGVRAPSPVASIVANDGGLFQLSAPIVTTARAPSVAPPNVGEAPSKNRAPLIIGAGIAIAGIAIAGVFFLMKGGGSTPVPAAVETTPPTAAAPATTAPPEPEPAPTASATASATATAEPVASAAPSATPTAAGARPSTRPSTRPSTGGSTAGKQTPAAAAPAPAAPAPAKRGGCGCAAGDLMCAMQCSAKGK; encoded by the coding sequence ATGAAGATCACCTGCCAGTCCTGTCAGTCGAAGTACACCGTCTCGGACGAGAAGGTCCAAGGCAGAACCGTCAAGATCAAGTGCCGCAAATGCGGCGCCACGATCCTCGTGAACAGCTCGGGCGTGACGACGAACGGCGGGCTCGCCGATCCGGTGTCCGGCACGAGCGTTCCGAATGACGGGACGACGTACCTGGTCAACGTGGCGGACGGCGATCAGCGCTCGATGGCGCTGGCCGAGATCGTCACGAGCTACCAGTCGGGGGTGATCAACGCCGAGACGTACGTCTGGGCGGACGGCATGGCCGACTGGCAGCCGCTCGGCCAGATCGACTCGATCGTCGCGGCCCTGCACGCAGGCAGCGCTCCTGCCTCTGCGGCCGCGCAGGAGCCGGCGCCGGTGCAGTCGACGTCCGTGCCCAGCGGGGGAGCGGCCCTCGGGCAGACCTCCCCGGGCGTCGAGTCGGTCGCGGCGGCCGCTCCTCGGGCAGCGGCGGTGCGTCGCGATCCAGCGCGCCCGACGCAGGATCTCTTCGGCGGGAGCCCGGGCGTCGAGGCGCACCGGCCCAGCTCCGACGATGTGGCGACGAGCGCACCGCTCTTCAAGAGCGGCGCCGCGCCTGGCCAGCGCGACGAGAACTCGATGCTGTTCTCGCTGAGCGCCCTCACGGCGAAGGCCGCCGCTCCTGCCCCGGCGCGGGCGGCCGTCAGCGCCTCGGAGGACTCCGGCCTCATCGACCTGAAGGCCCTCGCATCGGGAGCCGGCGTCCGAGCGCCGTCGCCCGTCGCGAGCATCGTCGCCAACGATGGCGGCCTGTTCCAGCTCAGCGCGCCGATCGTGACCACGGCGCGAGCGCCGTCGGTCGCGCCGCCGAACGTCGGCGAGGCCCCTTCCAAGAACCGCGCCCCCTTGATCATCGGCGCGGGCATCGCGATCGCGGGCATCGCGATCGCAGGCGTCTTCTTCCTGATGAAGGGCGGCGGCAGCACGCCGGTCCCCGCCGCGGTGGAGACGACGCCGCCCACGGCCGCCGCGCCGGCGACGACGGCGCCCCCCGAGCCGGAGCCGGCGCCCACCGCGTCGGCGACGGCGTCGGCGACCGCGACGGCAGAGCCGGTCGCGAGCGCTGCGCCGAGCGCCACGCCGACGGCAGCAGGGGCGCGCCCGAGCACGAGGCCGTCGACGCGACCGAGCACCGGCGGCAGCACCGCAGGCAAGCAGACGCCTGCTGCCGCCGCCCCGGCGCCGGCCGCTCCGGCCCCCGCGAAGCGCGGCGGCTGCGGGTGCGCGGCCGGCGATCTGATGTGCGCGATGCAGTGCTCCGCAAAGGGCAAGTGA
- the grxD gene encoding Grx4 family monothiol glutaredoxin encodes MSDIHQAIKDTVESNRVVLFMKGTKTFPQCGFSARAVDILKKCGVDFKDVNVLSDPSLRQGIKDYSQWPTIPQVYVDGKFVGGSDILMEMFQSGDLQKLLSNQS; translated from the coding sequence ATGAGCGACATCCACCAGGCAATCAAGGATACCGTCGAGAGCAACCGCGTCGTCCTCTTCATGAAGGGCACCAAGACCTTCCCGCAATGCGGGTTCTCGGCGCGGGCCGTCGACATCCTGAAAAAGTGCGGCGTGGACTTCAAGGACGTCAACGTGCTGTCCGACCCCTCGCTGCGCCAGGGGATCAAGGACTACTCGCAGTGGCCGACGATCCCGCAGGTCTATGTGGACGGGAAGTTCGTCGGCGGCTCCGACATCCTGATGGAGATGTTCCAGTCGGGCGATCTGCAGAAGCTCCTGTCGAACCAGAGCTAA
- a CDS encoding uracil-DNA glycosylase: MSRGGAARALAQITAELVECRRCPRLVAWREDVAREKRRAYRDQTYWGRPVPGFGDPDAPLVIVGLAPAAHGGNRTGRMFTGDRSGDFLYAALYRAGLASQPTSTSRDDGLSLRGVFITAPCHCAPPDNKPTIAELAACRGWIDRELAALHRARVYLALGKIGYDAVGALARARRASAGDRAEAHPRLPPFAHGVEASIPDPRGGAAAALLFGSYHVSQQNTQTGRLTGDMFDEVLRRAVSAAGLRAPERSGR, encoded by the coding sequence GTGAGCCGCGGCGGCGCGGCGCGCGCGCTCGCTCAGATCACGGCGGAGCTCGTCGAGTGCCGGCGCTGCCCGCGGCTCGTCGCGTGGCGCGAGGACGTCGCGCGAGAGAAGCGGCGCGCTTACCGGGACCAGACCTACTGGGGCCGCCCTGTGCCGGGCTTCGGCGATCCGGACGCGCCGCTCGTGATCGTCGGGCTCGCCCCGGCGGCGCACGGCGGGAACCGCACCGGTCGCATGTTCACGGGCGATCGATCGGGCGACTTTCTCTACGCGGCGCTCTATCGAGCGGGGCTCGCCTCGCAGCCGACGAGCACCTCGCGCGACGATGGGCTCTCGCTTCGGGGCGTGTTCATCACCGCCCCCTGCCATTGCGCCCCCCCGGACAACAAGCCCACGATCGCCGAGCTCGCGGCGTGTCGTGGGTGGATCGACCGAGAGCTCGCGGCGCTGCATCGGGCGCGCGTCTACCTCGCGCTCGGCAAGATCGGCTATGACGCCGTCGGCGCGCTCGCCCGGGCACGCCGCGCGTCCGCGGGGGATCGCGCGGAAGCTCACCCACGCCTGCCGCCGTTCGCGCACGGCGTGGAGGCGTCGATCCCCGATCCGCGCGGCGGCGCCGCGGCGGCGCTGCTCTTCGGCAGCTATCACGTCAGCCAGCAGAACACCCAGACGGGGCGGCTCACCGGCGACATGTTCGACGAGGTCCTGCGCCGCGCGGTGAGCGCAGCAGGGCTTCGCGCCCCCGAGCGATCCGGACGTTAG
- a CDS encoding esterase/lipase family protein, with the protein MPPLLHAARLPWPQARAAMEMPRRAGGHVTFPRVQKTRVYLSPGMFGFATLASLEYFEHFIRAIEERFRDRGRIVEIHVCEVHPTASILRRAAKLARLVDESAGDDDGPIHIVGHSTGGLDARLVASPTARLPGNAHRRLGWTSRLRSVTTINTPHFGTPLAAFFATVSGQRLLYAVTALTVAGLKLGAPPLAAASALVAAFGRAQLGFFEIELIDRAVESFIRVLDDASSRELRAWLKLLRDDQGAIVQLMPEAMDLLHAGLEDRAGLRYQSVATYAPRNAVRDWVSALRSPWGAMSAAIFTALSNITARLNEHYPCRSHDGSIEQKLARVLGELPPPDANDGVVPLASQVWGELIWAGKADHLDIVGHFPGKGGHIDWLASGARFNRLRFDAVLDRIVTGMVAGEQGGLAEHAAAPPRPLADARASERGVDLEQTSASTSARGEPAA; encoded by the coding sequence ATGCCGCCGCTTCTTCACGCCGCCCGGCTGCCGTGGCCGCAGGCGCGGGCGGCGATGGAAATGCCGCGGAGGGCCGGCGGGCATGTCACATTCCCGCGCGTGCAGAAGACGCGCGTCTACCTGTCGCCGGGCATGTTCGGCTTCGCGACCCTCGCCTCCCTCGAGTATTTCGAGCACTTCATCCGCGCGATCGAGGAGCGGTTCCGCGATCGCGGCCGGATCGTCGAGATCCACGTCTGCGAGGTCCACCCGACGGCCTCCATCCTCCGCCGGGCGGCGAAGCTCGCCCGCCTCGTCGACGAGAGCGCCGGAGACGATGACGGCCCTATCCACATCGTAGGCCACTCGACCGGAGGCCTGGACGCCCGCCTCGTCGCTTCGCCGACGGCGCGGCTCCCCGGGAACGCTCATCGCAGGCTCGGCTGGACGAGCCGGCTGCGGTCCGTCACCACCATCAACACGCCTCATTTCGGCACCCCGCTCGCCGCCTTCTTCGCCACGGTGAGCGGCCAGCGCCTGCTCTACGCCGTCACCGCGCTGACGGTGGCCGGCCTCAAGCTCGGCGCGCCTCCGCTCGCGGCCGCGTCGGCGCTGGTCGCCGCCTTCGGCCGGGCGCAGCTCGGCTTCTTCGAGATCGAGCTCATCGATCGCGCGGTCGAGAGCTTCATCCGCGTGCTCGACGACGCGTCGAGCCGCGAGCTGCGCGCCTGGCTGAAGCTCTTGCGCGACGACCAGGGCGCCATCGTCCAGCTCATGCCCGAGGCGATGGATCTGCTCCACGCCGGCCTCGAGGACCGCGCAGGCTTGCGGTACCAGAGCGTCGCGACGTACGCGCCACGCAACGCCGTCCGTGACTGGGTATCGGCGCTCCGGTCGCCGTGGGGGGCCATGTCGGCTGCCATCTTCACCGCGCTGTCGAACATCACCGCCCGCCTGAACGAGCACTACCCTTGCCGCTCCCATGACGGCTCGATCGAGCAGAAGCTCGCGCGCGTGCTCGGCGAGCTGCCGCCGCCGGACGCCAACGACGGCGTGGTCCCGCTCGCCTCGCAGGTCTGGGGGGAGCTCATCTGGGCCGGCAAGGCCGACCACCTGGACATCGTCGGCCATTTTCCGGGCAAGGGCGGGCACATCGACTGGCTGGCGAGCGGAGCCCGCTTCAATCGCCTGCGCTTCGACGCGGTGCTCGACCGCATCGTGACCGGGATGGTGGCCGGCGAGCAGGGCGGCCTGGCAGAGCACGCGGCGGCGCCGCCGCGCCCGCTCGCTGACGCGCGCGCGTCGGAGCGCGGCGTAGACCTCGAGCAGACCAGCGCCTCGACGAGCGCGCGCGGCGAGCCCGCCGCGTGA
- a CDS encoding adenine phosphoribosyltransferase, with product MFNHDALPSEHALRYLKAHLRNVPDFPKPGILFKDITPLLADPRALHITLDLLAQRFVGEHVDVVVGVESRGFIFGGALSARLNAGFVPVRKPGKLPAATDRVAYALEYGTAELEMHKGSIRPGARVLIVDDLLATGGTASAAAELARKQGGEVAGFAFVVELDFLGGRALLAERAGDAAPVFSIVHFAAGE from the coding sequence ATGTTCAATCACGACGCCCTGCCCTCCGAGCACGCGCTCCGTTACCTCAAGGCGCACCTCCGGAACGTCCCGGATTTTCCGAAGCCCGGGATCCTCTTCAAGGACATCACGCCGCTCCTCGCGGATCCGCGGGCGCTCCACATCACGCTGGATCTCCTGGCCCAGCGCTTCGTCGGCGAGCACGTCGACGTCGTGGTCGGCGTCGAGTCGCGGGGCTTCATCTTCGGCGGCGCGCTGTCGGCCCGGCTCAACGCCGGCTTCGTGCCCGTGCGCAAGCCCGGCAAGCTCCCGGCCGCGACCGATCGCGTGGCGTACGCGCTCGAGTACGGCACGGCAGAGCTCGAGATGCACAAGGGCTCGATCAGGCCGGGGGCCAGGGTCCTCATCGTGGACGACCTGCTCGCTACCGGCGGCACGGCCTCGGCCGCGGCGGAGCTCGCGCGCAAGCAGGGCGGCGAGGTCGCCGGCTTCGCCTTCGTCGTCGAGCTCGATTTCCTCGGCGGTCGGGCGCTCCTCGCGGAGCGCGCCGGCGACGCGGCGCCGGTCTTCTCGATCGTTCACTTCGCCGCGGGCGAGTGA
- the surE gene encoding 5'/3'-nucleotidase SurE, which produces MRPLILLSNDDGYSAPGLIAVRDELAQHADVVVCAPAVNQSATSHSLSLHRVLRLLEAAPGVFAVDGTPADCIYVALHAGARVLPRRPDLVVSGMNHGLNLGADIFYSGTVAAAREGALRGVPSIALSADAGASLPAAAALGVKLALALHRAAGQEGRRPAPLLNVNIPAGSSWPVRATRIGARLYTEEVIFRRDPRGHEYLWIGGAGVRHDLVPGSDTEAYDEGAVSVTPLTLDLFAAQHEGIAGLLAAELNDGHVA; this is translated from the coding sequence ATGCGCCCTCTGATCCTCCTCTCCAACGATGACGGCTACTCGGCCCCGGGCCTGATCGCGGTGCGGGACGAGCTCGCCCAGCACGCCGACGTGGTGGTGTGCGCCCCCGCGGTCAACCAGAGCGCGACGAGCCACTCCCTGAGCCTGCACCGCGTCCTCCGGCTCCTGGAGGCTGCGCCTGGCGTGTTCGCGGTCGACGGGACGCCCGCCGACTGCATCTACGTCGCCCTTCACGCCGGCGCGCGCGTGCTGCCGCGGCGCCCCGATCTGGTCGTGTCGGGCATGAACCACGGGCTCAACTTGGGCGCCGACATCTTCTACTCGGGCACCGTGGCCGCCGCGCGAGAAGGAGCGCTCCGCGGCGTCCCGTCGATCGCGCTCTCCGCCGATGCAGGCGCGTCGCTCCCGGCCGCCGCGGCGCTCGGCGTCAAGCTCGCCCTCGCCCTCCACCGCGCCGCCGGGCAGGAGGGGCGCCGGCCAGCGCCGCTGCTCAATGTCAACATCCCTGCGGGCAGCAGCTGGCCCGTGCGAGCCACTCGCATCGGCGCGCGCTTGTACACAGAAGAGGTGATCTTTCGCCGGGATCCGCGCGGGCACGAGTACCTCTGGATCGGCGGCGCGGGCGTACGCCACGACCTCGTCCCCGGCTCGGACACCGAGGCCTACGACGAAGGGGCCGTCAGCGTCACGCCGCTGACGCTCGACCTCTTCGCCGCGCAGCACGAGGGCATCGCAGGCCTCCTCGCCGCGGAGCTCAACGACGGCCACGTCGCCTGA